In Psychrobacter sp. JCM 18902, a single window of DNA contains:
- the lptD gene encoding LPS assembly protein LptD, which yields MLYSPLYQSIRLILFGALGLSSLTVSAAPSNADTQQTESLITDSSTRYISDVTPDANRSSVQKDSDYNDIRYQNSNNQKTDFQRNTSQKAATDNNTSDSSFDNTFNESAFSENTFNDSISNENAINESPLDNRPLEITAINESDNKGFVPADTIATTQNNSTAQLTETTAPKAAQKTGKVDVSDESIQDSLLRLAEFYELTPDTDASTLNNSDNANQDIIQNELTPTPQTIPKVGKNLQLLPDAVDSAQRCEGQWVYPKSNPNYQRAVNEAGATNGQPAPNLNGLPNNQAPLFSESDYGYYDNVDYAELSGNVIINQGTQQIEAEKVLLDLSNGVAAAQGKVMFTDQATGQQVSRNNALDSNAPNRSSNNPQANFTEKASKGGLIGVADSLNYNTETGQSTANDVAFASVELQAHGYAKRLNRPNDSQYELDDVMFSTCPPTNRKWQFDAKSIDLDTDTGRGEAYNTTFRIADVPVFYLPYFNFPIDNRRTSGFLLPNASISSESGLEVDIPYYFNLAPNYDATLNTHIYTDRNPMVSGEFRYLTESYGEGIFNGSYLPNDKEYNDEDRSSFFYDHYWSSKSIPRLSGDAKYSYVSDSDYLNDFDTLGLSDSTINLPRRARVNYYNDYVDGELKVETFQTLDAFTSNGKPLEDKDKPYSRLPQLKLDYRLPWAKSFDITGVHDSAYFKKSIDDGSENEKSGGRIYNKLSAVYPMEKSWGYIKPKLSLQHLYTSYDEDSLADNQLSDKDGSQSVFVPQASIDAGLNFYQAGSPFGAFDDTMGGYRLLSPRLKYTYSPYEDQNDIPNFNTRIASINYEQLFSDSWFLGHDRLQDLHSITPGINYRYIDATGVTRFDGSIAEQFYIDNGRVTLDDQQPVFTSSSSGMVWDTSTQPYNNFWVDVSGALTNDYDLNYITTELRYQPSDNSLFNVGFVKRQRDENTDQLPLSAFTASAVFPINNSWRILAQGQYDYNRDKVLDSLVGVDYEDCCFGFAVYGRRYYNDLNVKDKPTQAIMAEIRLNGLGSGSSRLTRLLSDKILGFEPVQTAWKD from the coding sequence TTGTTATATTCTCCGCTTTACCAAAGCATCCGTTTGATCTTATTTGGTGCCTTAGGCTTGTCCAGCCTAACCGTTAGTGCTGCGCCCAGCAATGCTGACACACAGCAAACGGAGTCGCTAATCACTGACAGTAGCACCCGCTATATCTCTGATGTTACACCTGATGCCAATCGCAGTAGCGTCCAAAAAGACAGCGACTATAATGATATCCGCTATCAAAATAGCAATAATCAAAAAACTGACTTTCAGCGTAATACGTCTCAAAAGGCTGCTACTGATAACAATACTTCAGACAGTAGTTTTGACAATACTTTTAATGAAAGCGCCTTTAGTGAAAACACCTTCAACGACAGCATCTCTAATGAGAATGCTATTAATGAAAGTCCCTTAGACAACCGCCCTCTAGAAATTACCGCCATTAATGAGAGTGATAATAAAGGTTTTGTACCAGCAGATACGATTGCGACCACTCAAAACAATAGCACTGCTCAGCTTACTGAAACCACTGCACCTAAAGCCGCACAGAAGACTGGTAAAGTTGATGTGAGTGATGAAAGTATTCAAGATAGTCTGCTGCGTTTAGCAGAATTTTATGAGCTGACACCTGATACAGATGCCTCAACGTTAAACAATAGTGATAATGCTAACCAAGATATCATTCAAAACGAGCTAACACCTACCCCGCAAACCATTCCAAAAGTGGGTAAAAACTTACAGTTATTACCGGATGCCGTAGATAGCGCCCAACGCTGCGAAGGTCAATGGGTCTATCCAAAGAGCAACCCCAACTATCAACGCGCGGTCAATGAGGCGGGAGCAACCAATGGACAGCCTGCGCCAAACTTAAATGGTCTCCCGAATAATCAAGCGCCGCTGTTTTCAGAATCAGATTATGGTTATTACGACAATGTCGACTATGCAGAGCTGTCGGGCAATGTCATCATCAATCAGGGTACCCAGCAGATAGAAGCAGAAAAAGTCTTGTTAGATTTGAGCAATGGCGTAGCCGCTGCTCAAGGCAAAGTCATGTTTACTGACCAAGCGACAGGTCAGCAAGTATCACGCAACAACGCACTAGATAGCAATGCGCCAAACCGCTCATCGAATAACCCCCAAGCCAATTTCACTGAAAAAGCATCAAAAGGCGGGCTTATTGGGGTCGCCGATAGCTTAAATTATAATACTGAAACTGGACAGTCGACAGCCAATGATGTGGCTTTTGCTAGTGTAGAACTGCAAGCTCATGGTTATGCCAAGCGCTTGAACAGACCAAATGACAGTCAATATGAGCTAGATGATGTCATGTTTAGTACCTGTCCACCAACCAATCGTAAATGGCAGTTTGATGCCAAAAGCATTGATTTAGATACCGATACAGGTCGCGGCGAAGCCTATAACACTACTTTCCGTATCGCTGACGTACCTGTGTTCTATTTGCCTTATTTCAACTTTCCGATTGATAATCGTCGCACCAGTGGTTTTTTATTGCCGAATGCCAGTATCAGTAGTGAAAGCGGTCTTGAGGTTGATATACCCTACTATTTCAATTTGGCACCCAATTATGATGCCACGCTCAATACCCATATTTATACCGATCGTAATCCTATGGTGTCAGGCGAGTTTCGCTATCTGACCGAAAGTTATGGCGAAGGTATTTTTAATGGTTCATATTTACCTAATGACAAAGAGTACAATGACGAAGACCGCTCTAGCTTTTTTTATGATCATTATTGGTCATCTAAGAGCATTCCACGCTTAAGCGGTGATGCAAAATACAGCTATGTGTCAGATTCAGACTACCTCAATGATTTTGACACGCTGGGTCTATCAGACAGCACCATAAACTTACCACGCCGTGCACGTGTCAATTATTATAATGACTATGTTGATGGTGAATTGAAGGTAGAAACCTTTCAAACTCTAGACGCTTTTACCAGTAATGGCAAACCCTTAGAAGATAAAGATAAGCCTTATTCAAGATTGCCGCAGCTCAAGCTCGATTATCGACTGCCTTGGGCGAAGAGCTTCGATATCACTGGTGTACATGATTCCGCTTATTTCAAAAAATCCATCGACGATGGCTCTGAGAATGAAAAAAGTGGCGGGCGAATTTATAATAAACTCAGCGCCGTTTATCCAATGGAAAAATCTTGGGGTTATATCAAGCCCAAACTGAGCTTGCAACATCTCTATACCTCTTATGATGAGGATAGCTTAGCCGACAATCAGTTGAGTGATAAAGATGGTAGCCAGTCGGTATTTGTACCGCAAGCCAGTATCGATGCAGGTCTAAATTTCTATCAAGCAGGCTCGCCTTTTGGCGCATTCGACGATACCATGGGTGGCTATCGCTTGCTTAGCCCGCGATTGAAATACACCTACTCGCCATATGAAGACCAAAACGATATTCCGAACTTTAATACTCGTATTGCCTCTATTAACTATGAACAGCTGTTCTCTGACAGTTGGTTCTTAGGGCATGATCGCTTGCAAGATTTGCATTCAATTACTCCTGGTATCAATTATCGTTACATCGACGCAACGGGTGTGACACGTTTTGATGGTAGCATTGCAGAGCAGTTTTATATCGATAATGGACGTGTTACGCTTGATGATCAGCAACCTGTCTTCACCTCTTCATCTTCAGGGATGGTTTGGGATACCAGCACGCAGCCTTACAACAACTTTTGGGTTGATGTTAGTGGTGCACTGACCAATGATTATGATTTAAATTATATTACGACTGAGCTGCGTTATCAGCCGTCTGACAACAGCTTGTTTAATGTTGGATTTGTCAAACGTCAACGTGATGAAAACACCGATCAGCTGCCGCTCTCTGCTTTTACCGCATCGGCTGTCTTTCCAATCAATAACAGCTGGCGAATCTTGGCTCAAGGTCAATACGATTACAATCGTGATAAAGTTCTTGATTCGTTAGTCGGCGTTGATTACGAAGATTGCTGCTTTGGTTTTGCAGTTTATGGTCGTCGTTACTATAATGACTTAAATGTCAAAGACAAACCAACGCAAGCCATTATGGCAGAGATTAGATTGAATGGTTTGGGTAGTGGTAGCAGCCGCCTGACTCGCTTACTCTCTGATAAAATTTTGGGCTTTGAACCTGTCCAGACTGCTTGGAAAGATTAA
- a CDS encoding aminoglycoside phosphotransferase family protein: MIDNKLNSRLQQLESWLQQVFAGQTFQLDSLPGDASARQYHRIQLSDSNGTTVAHYIVMDSADEQDAMRQFINVTKLMAPAINVPTLIAQDVTKGFLVLQDFGAIEFAHLLVDATPAQIDEHYQLAMQTLVALQTVPVETAKSQHQLPDYDTALLDREMDLFSDWFIPYIGVEFDKALWNTLKEALIKEILQQPQVIVHRDYHSRNLMQDQADRSRLGVIDFQDAVIGSYTYDLVSLLRDAYVEWPESQVSAWINDFWQLQKQAGLTTADKIEQLENDMNVMGVQRHLKVLGIFIRLSERDGKDRYLADIPKVMRDLMFELEWLEAHGRPHMQQAVAPFNESLRDNILPAYQNKFVQQYI; this comes from the coding sequence ATGATCGATAACAAACTCAATAGCCGTCTACAACAATTAGAGAGCTGGTTGCAGCAAGTATTTGCTGGTCAAACGTTCCAACTCGATAGTCTACCCGGTGACGCAAGCGCTCGCCAATACCATAGAATCCAGCTGTCAGACAGTAATGGCACGACAGTTGCACATTATATTGTTATGGATTCAGCGGACGAACAAGACGCCATGCGCCAGTTTATCAATGTGACTAAGCTGATGGCACCAGCGATCAATGTGCCGACACTCATTGCGCAAGACGTGACGAAAGGATTTTTGGTGTTACAGGATTTTGGTGCGATAGAGTTCGCCCATCTGCTCGTTGATGCGACGCCTGCGCAGATAGATGAGCATTATCAGTTGGCAATGCAGACGTTGGTCGCGCTACAGACTGTGCCAGTTGAAACAGCAAAGTCGCAACATCAATTGCCAGATTATGATACCGCGTTATTAGATCGTGAGATGGATTTATTTAGCGATTGGTTTATACCTTATATCGGTGTCGAGTTTGATAAAGCATTATGGAATACTTTAAAAGAAGCCTTAATAAAAGAGATTCTGCAGCAACCACAAGTCATCGTCCATCGTGACTATCACAGTCGCAATTTGATGCAGGACCAAGCGGATCGCTCGCGCTTAGGCGTGATTGACTTTCAAGACGCCGTCATCGGCTCTTATACTTATGATTTGGTGTCATTGCTGCGAGATGCTTATGTAGAATGGCCAGAGAGCCAAGTCTCTGCATGGATTAATGATTTTTGGCAGTTGCAAAAGCAGGCAGGCTTGACTACGGCAGATAAAATAGAGCAGCTCGAAAACGATATGAATGTCATGGGCGTGCAGCGACATTTAAAAGTGTTGGGGATTTTTATTCGCTTGTCTGAGCGAGATGGCAAAGACCGCTATTTGGCGGATATTCCTAAGGTGATGCGTGATTTAATGTTCGAGTTAGAATGGTTAGAGGCGCACGGTAGACCGCATATGCAACAAGCAGTAGCGCCGTTTAATGAGAGTCTTAGGGATAATATACTGCCAGCTTATCAAAATAAGTTCGTACAGCAATATATTTAG
- the murU gene encoding N-acetylmuramate alpha-1-phosphate uridylyltransferase MurU has protein sequence MSEIDRAMITQAMILAAGKGTRLRPLTLDTPKPLVEVGGQPLIVWHIKALQAAGITDITINASWLADKLMDTLGDGSQYGVKLHWSVEDDEPLETAGGIFRALQTGKLRDEPFILVNSDVWTTYDFAQLRDYKLGADQRAHLLLIDNPEHNNGGDFAINNGLASEQPIGDADKYTFAGISVMSPRLVDGLISGQPAALAPLLKQAMIKFQITAEIISDNWIDVGTPERLAQVNEFIKSNSVDHHQGA, from the coding sequence ATGTCTGAGATTGACCGAGCAATGATTACCCAAGCAATGATTTTGGCTGCTGGTAAGGGCACGCGTCTGCGCCCGTTAACACTGGATACACCCAAACCTCTGGTCGAGGTGGGTGGACAGCCGCTGATCGTCTGGCATATTAAAGCGCTACAAGCGGCTGGTATCACTGATATCACCATTAATGCATCATGGCTGGCTGACAAGCTGATGGATACGCTGGGTGATGGCAGTCAGTATGGTGTTAAATTGCATTGGTCAGTAGAGGATGATGAGCCTCTAGAGACCGCAGGTGGTATTTTTCGAGCGTTACAAACTGGCAAGCTGCGTGATGAGCCATTTATCTTAGTGAACTCAGATGTATGGACGACCTATGATTTTGCGCAGTTGCGAGATTATAAGCTTGGCGCTGATCAGCGCGCACATCTGTTATTGATTGACAATCCAGAGCATAATAACGGCGGTGATTTTGCCATCAATAATGGTTTAGCCAGCGAGCAGCCGATTGGTGATGCAGACAAATACACCTTTGCTGGCATTAGTGTGATGTCACCACGATTGGTCGATGGGCTGATATCAGGTCAGCCAGCGGCGTTGGCACCATTGCTCAAGCAAGCGATGATAAAGTTCCAAATCACGGCTGAAATCATTTCTGATAATTGGATCGATGTGGGCACGCCTGAACGCTTAGCGCAGGTAAATGAATTTATCAAAAGTAACAGTGTTGATCACCATCAAGGCGCTTAG
- the cydB gene encoding cytochrome d ubiquinol oxidase subunit II — protein sequence MFNYGDVLDLPLIWGGLIALSVFIYVLLDGFDLGCGILFPFAGSDKNRSRIMNSIAPFWDGNETWLVLGGGGLFAAFPVAYGIIMTGLYLPVTFMLFGLIMRGVAFEFRFKASSRRHVWDTFFFVGSVVATFSQGIMLGALVQGLEASNRLYTGGPFDWLTPFSIVCGFAMIIGYALLGSTWLIIKTEHTLQVWARKVSGWMLSALVVAMIVVTAFMYFSDINALEGWFGFPGLLYLAPMPIIVLLLFFLMRKDLSGEREYRPFLLTVALFLMGYIGVCFAMFPYIVPYQMTIYEAAAADTSLSFMLVGAVIMLPIILSYTAFAYYTFKGKTGHEHMY from the coding sequence ATGTTTAACTACGGTGATGTATTAGACTTACCTTTAATTTGGGGCGGACTGATCGCTCTATCCGTCTTTATCTATGTATTGCTTGATGGCTTTGATTTAGGCTGCGGCATCTTGTTTCCCTTTGCTGGCTCAGATAAAAACCGTAGCCGCATCATGAACTCTATTGCCCCATTTTGGGATGGTAACGAGACTTGGCTAGTATTGGGCGGTGGCGGCTTGTTCGCTGCTTTCCCAGTGGCTTATGGCATCATTATGACGGGGCTTTATCTGCCTGTTACTTTTATGCTATTCGGTCTAATAATGCGTGGTGTGGCATTTGAATTTCGCTTCAAAGCATCGTCACGTCGTCACGTATGGGACACTTTCTTTTTTGTTGGTTCAGTCGTTGCTACATTCTCTCAAGGTATTATGCTTGGGGCGCTTGTACAAGGTCTTGAGGCAAGCAACCGCCTATATACTGGTGGGCCGTTTGACTGGCTCACACCTTTCTCGATCGTCTGCGGCTTTGCCATGATTATCGGTTACGCCTTGCTTGGCTCTACATGGCTCATTATCAAAACTGAGCATACCCTACAAGTCTGGGCACGCAAAGTGTCTGGCTGGATGCTGTCTGCTTTGGTAGTGGCAATGATCGTCGTCACAGCGTTTATGTATTTTTCAGACATTAATGCCCTCGAAGGCTGGTTTGGCTTCCCAGGTCTATTATATCTAGCACCTATGCCAATTATAGTTTTACTATTATTTTTCTTGATGCGTAAAGACTTAAGTGGCGAGCGCGAATATCGTCCTTTCTTGTTGACTGTGGCACTGTTTTTGATGGGCTATATCGGGGTTTGTTTCGCCATGTTCCCATACATCGTACCGTATCAGATGACGATTTATGAGGCAGCCGCAGCTGACACCTCACTATCCTTTATGTTAGTTGGTGCCGTCATAATGCTACCGATTATCCTGAGTTATACCGCTTTTGCCTACTACACCTTTAAGGGTAAAACCGGACATGAGCATATGTACTAA
- a CDS encoding cytochrome ubiquinol oxidase subunit I, whose translation MFATFMIDQLDALMLARIQFAFVISFHIVFPAFSIGLASWLTVLEFRWLKTGEPIYAEVYKHWVKIFAVVFGMGVVSGVVMSYQFGTNWAVFSDKAGNVLGPLLAYEVLTAFFLEASFLGIMLFGWGRVSKRMHFASTAIVAIGTLISGFWILAANSFMQTPQGFMMGADGLLYPTNWLEIIFSPSFPYRYAHMMTAAFLTTAFVIGGVGAYYIQSKKHTEHRQHGRVMLGMAMIMAIFVAPAQVLIGDEHGLNTLEHQPAKVAAMEGIWEDERGAALRLFAIPDQENQTNKYEISIPYVSGLILTHSLDGEVKGLKNWAPEDQPPVMIVFWAFRIMVGIGMLMVLVGLFSLYKYFKKQQYNPESVWFHRAWMMMTPLGFIALLAGWFVTETGRQPWTVYGVIRTAESMSPLAAQQVATTLIGFIVLYIFVFGAGSFYILRLIAQGPKPYEDPADDNFYEHSVTESQGRALSGDNNPAKSTEEDIDTPANDVDDGGLR comes from the coding sequence ATGTTCGCTACGTTTATGATTGACCAGCTCGATGCGCTGATGCTCGCGCGTATCCAATTCGCTTTTGTTATCTCGTTTCATATTGTTTTTCCCGCGTTTTCTATCGGACTTGCCAGCTGGTTAACGGTGCTTGAATTCCGTTGGCTCAAAACAGGCGAGCCAATTTATGCTGAAGTTTATAAACACTGGGTCAAGATATTTGCCGTGGTATTCGGTATGGGCGTGGTATCTGGTGTAGTAATGTCCTACCAGTTCGGTACTAACTGGGCGGTATTTTCTGACAAAGCCGGTAACGTCTTGGGGCCACTACTCGCCTACGAAGTATTGACCGCGTTTTTCTTAGAAGCATCCTTTTTAGGTATTATGCTATTTGGTTGGGGGCGTGTGAGCAAGCGTATGCATTTCGCTTCCACTGCCATTGTCGCCATTGGTACACTGATTTCAGGCTTTTGGATTTTAGCCGCCAACAGCTTTATGCAGACGCCGCAAGGCTTTATGATGGGCGCAGATGGACTGTTATATCCTACCAATTGGCTTGAGATCATCTTTAGCCCTTCATTCCCTTACCGCTATGCTCATATGATGACAGCGGCATTCTTGACGACTGCCTTTGTCATTGGCGGGGTTGGTGCTTATTATATTCAGTCCAAAAAACACACCGAACACCGTCAACATGGTCGTGTCATGCTAGGTATGGCCATGATTATGGCGATATTTGTCGCACCCGCTCAAGTATTGATTGGCGATGAGCATGGTCTAAACACTTTAGAGCATCAGCCAGCCAAAGTCGCAGCGATGGAAGGTATTTGGGAGGATGAGCGCGGCGCAGCGTTACGCTTATTTGCTATTCCTGACCAAGAAAACCAAACCAATAAATATGAAATAAGCATCCCCTATGTTTCAGGCTTGATTCTTACCCATTCGTTAGATGGGGAAGTAAAAGGTCTAAAAAACTGGGCACCTGAAGACCAACCACCGGTGATGATTGTATTCTGGGCATTTCGCATCATGGTTGGTATTGGCATGTTAATGGTGCTGGTCGGCTTATTTAGTCTCTATAAATACTTTAAAAAGCAGCAGTATAATCCCGAAAGTGTCTGGTTCCACCGTGCTTGGATGATGATGACGCCACTTGGCTTTATCGCATTATTGGCGGGCTGGTTTGTGACCGAGACAGGACGTCAACCATGGACTGTATATGGTGTGATACGCACCGCAGAAAGTATGTCACCGCTCGCAGCACAGCAAGTGGCAACCACGTTGATTGGTTTTATTGTCCTCTATATATTTGTTTTCGGTGCAGGCAGTTTTTATATTCTACGCTTGATCGCTCAAGGGCCAAAACCGTATGAAGATCCTGCCGATGATAATTTCTATGAACACTCAGTGACCGAAAGCCAAGGTCGTGCGCTCAGTGGCGATAACAATCCTGCTAAGAGTACTGAAGAAGATATAGATACTCCTGCAAACGACGTCGATGATGGAGGGTTACGCTAA
- a CDS encoding esterase/lipase family protein, which translates to MTFASPIKNMVTHAKKTPFSITSVALIAAVALLPACSTVSVNKQASAKTITAQRGNIVTTKKLSSDTASALLSAGLNEQACMQQFDLCLTQLTDSILNEHYRPALAVFAELHYAKARQLSASQDCRNALARPPLDPYYANAPLEDTEAKVQQENTNRCLTGYQERLFDAIKSSYTYLFYDSLTHDFEGADQDKSPSQAQNRIPNDTDIQTQDIYNAASNDVITQLYRSTNGSNKLMGGTKVDYLPTSASHLNDSSQAAIANYSPLKGKPTDQVNVMKIQIDDYDLGVYLPNENNYLQNAHKQTSALADLVSTYELRLSGLNSISKRPGLGISLVASLDDRYTTTIRQLLVSSLSGRLTNEKDGDTDESKPSSRIYPTGHLLLTGLIEPSGDSVLDVLSSRKLDIHLYNPYQSESVNILNSDYPLAANFSAGYGLWLSENQLDGVGYLNLITRQPEARLPKLFMLEPYDPNKRVLIMLHGLASSPATWVNLTNDILNDDKLRDNYQVWQIFYPTNLPILENRYQIQQLINSTYEQTDPKGQNRASKNSVIISHSMGAIIARMMLSDENLVDDLDRLDDQNLLSDSEKRKIRDALKASFGEDQLKERFELKALPQVDTAVFLSAPFRGTDYADRWFTRALRRIVYLPVGLVKTVTDNLATIATQGDLAQNPLGALYLQNGASQLSDKSSFIQLTKDITINDRVTYHSIIANNDADITKGLAQMQPAGAKVDLSQAVEEDIENETVGTSSPSDSSKLSAQPLVAAVTVNEDISQALTERLSDGIVPYTSAHLDGAASETIISGGHSIQTNPQTILTLRQILHKQLQE; encoded by the coding sequence ATGACTTTCGCTAGCCCTATCAAAAATATGGTGACGCATGCTAAGAAAACCCCATTTTCGATCACATCAGTCGCCTTGATAGCCGCGGTAGCATTACTACCTGCGTGCAGTACGGTATCAGTGAATAAGCAAGCGTCAGCGAAGACGATTACTGCGCAGCGCGGTAATATCGTCACCACCAAGAAACTAAGCAGTGATACGGCATCAGCGCTCTTATCGGCAGGGCTCAATGAGCAAGCCTGTATGCAGCAGTTTGATTTATGCCTTACTCAGCTTACTGACAGTATTTTGAATGAACACTACCGTCCTGCTTTGGCAGTTTTTGCAGAGTTACACTACGCAAAAGCGCGACAGCTTTCTGCCTCTCAGGACTGCCGCAATGCGCTGGCTCGCCCGCCACTTGATCCTTATTATGCCAACGCACCTTTAGAAGATACAGAAGCTAAAGTCCAGCAAGAAAACACCAATCGCTGTCTAACAGGTTATCAAGAGCGATTATTCGATGCTATCAAATCCAGTTATACCTATTTATTTTATGACAGTTTGACGCATGATTTTGAGGGCGCAGATCAAGACAAAAGCCCCTCTCAGGCACAGAATCGTATTCCAAATGACACCGATATTCAGACCCAAGACATCTATAATGCCGCCAGTAATGATGTGATAACCCAGCTTTATAGATCAACCAACGGCTCAAATAAATTGATGGGCGGCACCAAAGTAGATTATTTGCCCACATCCGCTAGCCATCTTAATGACAGTAGCCAAGCCGCGATTGCCAATTACTCACCGCTCAAGGGCAAACCGACTGATCAAGTCAACGTCATGAAAATACAAATTGATGATTATGATCTTGGTGTGTATTTGCCTAATGAAAATAACTATTTGCAAAATGCACATAAGCAGACCTCTGCACTAGCAGACTTGGTTTCCACTTACGAATTACGCCTCTCTGGGCTTAACTCAATCAGCAAACGTCCAGGCTTAGGTATCAGCTTGGTGGCCTCACTGGATGACCGCTATACCACCACGATTCGCCAATTATTAGTGTCATCATTGTCAGGTCGATTGACCAATGAGAAAGATGGAGACACAGATGAGAGCAAGCCAAGTTCTCGTATCTACCCTACTGGACATTTGCTATTAACAGGATTGATTGAACCAAGCGGCGATAGCGTATTGGATGTACTAAGCAGTCGCAAGCTCGATATTCATTTGTACAACCCGTACCAAAGCGAAAGCGTTAATATCCTTAATAGTGACTATCCACTGGCGGCTAACTTTTCTGCAGGTTATGGCTTGTGGCTGTCAGAGAACCAGCTAGATGGCGTCGGTTATCTCAATTTAATCACTCGCCAGCCAGAGGCCAGACTGCCCAAATTATTCATGCTTGAGCCTTATGATCCCAATAAGCGCGTCCTGATTATGCTGCATGGTTTGGCTTCTAGCCCTGCCACTTGGGTCAATTTAACCAACGATATTCTCAACGACGATAAGTTGCGTGATAACTATCAAGTGTGGCAGATATTCTATCCAACCAATTTGCCCATTTTAGAAAATCGTTATCAAATACAACAGTTAATCAACAGCACCTACGAGCAAACTGATCCTAAAGGACAAAATCGCGCCAGCAAAAACAGCGTGATTATCAGTCATAGTATGGGTGCCATTATCGCTCGCATGATGCTATCTGATGAGAACTTGGTCGATGACCTAGATCGACTAGACGATCAAAATTTGCTGTCTGATAGTGAAAAACGTAAGATTCGTGACGCACTTAAAGCATCATTTGGCGAAGATCAGCTAAAAGAACGCTTTGAGCTAAAAGCCTTACCACAAGTAGATACGGCTGTCTTTTTATCAGCGCCTTTTCGCGGAACTGACTATGCAGATCGCTGGTTCACTCGGGCACTGCGCCGTATTGTCTATTTGCCAGTCGGTTTGGTAAAAACTGTCACGGACAACTTGGCCACCATTGCCACGCAAGGTGATTTGGCACAAAATCCTTTGGGTGCGTTATATTTACAAAATGGTGCAAGTCAGCTGAGTGACAAATCTTCTTTTATACAACTGACGAAAGACATCACCATCAATGATCGTGTGACCTATCATTCTATCATTGCCAATAATGATGCCGACATTACCAAAGGACTGGCGCAAATGCAGCCAGCCGGTGCAAAGGTTGATTTGTCGCAAGCAGTAGAAGAAGACATTGAAAATGAAACAGTCGGTACCAGTAGCCCTTCTGATAGCTCAAAGCTCTCTGCCCAACCACTGGTTGCAGCCGTCACCGTCAATGAAGATATCAGCCAAGCACTAACTGAACGTTTATCAGATGGTATTGTTCCTTATACCAGCGCTCATCTTGATGGCGCAGCCTCTGAGACGATTATCAGCGGTGGTCATAGCATTCAAACTAACCCGCAAACTATTTTGACATTACGCCAGATTCTACATAAACAATTGCAGGAATAA
- the coq7 gene encoding 2-polyprenyl-3-methyl-6-methoxy-1,4-benzoquinone monooxygenase, which produces MRPLSKVDQLLLGVDKALRAVVPHSNPSTRPLPVSSDEIPELTITEARHVAGLMRINHTGEVCAQGLYHGQAFAAKNSGVKQAMQQSAEEEVDHLVWCETRLDELGSHASVFTPLWYGMSFGLGAVAGAISNEFSLGFVAETEAQVSEHLQDHITQLPEHDKRSKEILAQMDIEELHHRELALASGGAALSPPVRHTMRWMANRMKATAYHL; this is translated from the coding sequence CTGCGCCCCTTATCCAAAGTCGACCAATTATTACTTGGGGTCGATAAGGCATTACGAGCTGTCGTACCACATTCAAACCCTAGCACTCGTCCACTACCAGTCAGCAGTGACGAGATTCCTGAGCTCACTATCACCGAGGCGCGACATGTCGCCGGATTGATGCGTATCAATCATACTGGTGAAGTATGCGCGCAAGGTCTGTATCATGGTCAAGCATTTGCCGCCAAAAACAGTGGCGTCAAGCAAGCCATGCAACAATCAGCCGAAGAAGAGGTCGATCATTTGGTCTGGTGCGAGACGCGATTAGACGAGCTTGGCAGTCATGCCAGTGTCTTTACGCCATTATGGTATGGCATGTCTTTCGGTCTTGGTGCAGTCGCGGGTGCCATCTCTAATGAATTTAGCTTGGGATTCGTCGCAGAGACAGAAGCTCAAGTCAGCGAACATTTACAAGACCATATCACCCAATTACCAGAGCACGATAAACGCTCAAAAGAGATACTGGCACAAATGGATATTGAAGAGTTGCATCATCGTGAGCTGGCATTAGCAAGTGGCGGCGCAGCGTTATCACCGCCTGTACGTCATACTATGCGCTGGATGGCCAATCGCATGAAAGCCACGGCATATCACTTGTAA